CGAAACGAAGATTTCCGATCAGGTTATAGGTGAGGCTATAGCGCTGAAAAAAATTTTTTTGATAATCGGGAGCATATAAATAGGTACCCCAGTACTGGGAAAAAATAAAGCGACCAAAAATCAAATCATGGCCAACGAGTAATGAAAATTGTCTGTGTTCTTTCTCTCCTTCATATTTTTCCTTTATCTCACCATCCCAGTAACCTTCAAAGCCCAGATTCAGGGCATTGATCTTTGCAATCATACGTCTGCCTTTAACAAGGAATCCATAACCAAGCGTGCGTTTCTTTACTTTATCGGGGCCTTCAACCACGTTTTTCATAGAACCAAAAACTGCGGCAGAAGGTATAATACCTTTCTGCTGAATGGGCACAGGCTCCCGCTCGACAAACCCCCCGGGTTCTGCAACATAATCGACACCAGCTCCTACCGTGGGAAAATTGATCCCCAGGTTGGGCTGTTTTACTCCTCCGTTGGAGATGTGATTGTATTTCCCAAAAATTTTAGCGTTCCAGTGATCACTCAACCTGAAATTCAGCATAACATCCAAATGAATGATATAGCTCAAATGGCTACTGAAGAACTTATTCTCCGGATTGGTTTCTTCATCATACACCTTCGTGGAATAACTGGGTCCAACACCCATTCTCAGGCTTAACCACAAATCGCCTCCGTAATTCAGATAGGGCTCGGCAAACATTTCCAGATTCACCGCCGATCCCAGCACTTCGGGATTGCCAAAATTAACCCATGAGGCTGAAAAACCAGCCCGGGAATAGCAGTTACACCTGCGCCAGTCGCTTGCCTTTTTTAAAACCCACCCATAATCAAATTCCAGGCCATATGGATGGTTGTCTTTAAATTTTTTTATTGACGGAGCATGGGGAAGAATGAAACCGTAATGGGGTCTTACCCCCATAAATATTGAATTGGAGGTGGTATCCTGGGCAAAAACGGAAAACGGCATGAACAAAACAATCAATAAAGCTAGAAAACGCATTAATAGGAACACTTATAATTCTCAGCAAACATAAAAAATAATTCGTTTAGTAAACGAATGGATTTTAATTTACTATGAT
The Bacteroidales bacterium DNA segment above includes these coding regions:
- a CDS encoding acyloxyacyl hydrolase, giving the protein MRFLALLIVLFMPFSVFAQDTTSNSIFMGVRPHYGFILPHAPSIKKFKDNHPYGLEFDYGWVLKKASDWRRCNCYSRAGFSASWVNFGNPEVLGSAVNLEMFAEPYLNYGGDLWLSLRMGVGPSYSTKVYDEETNPENKFFSSHLSYIIHLDVMLNFRLSDHWNAKIFGKYNHISNGGVKQPNLGINFPTVGAGVDYVAEPGGFVEREPVPIQQKGIIPSAAVFGSMKNVVEGPDKVKKRTLGYGFLVKGRRMIAKINALNLGFEGYWDGEIKEKYEGEKEHRQFSLLVGHDLIFGRFIFSQYWGTYLYAPDYQKNFFQRYSLTYNLIGNLRFGVNLKAHAEVAQNFNVHVAYDLN